The genomic interval CCTGTGTCACAACGGTCCGTTTTCTCTTTAGGGAGGGAGATCATGGAACCACTTATGCTATCGATGACGGTGGTGGGCCCCGTCGTAGTTTATTTTGTTTTTCGCCAATTCGACCGCACCGGGAAAACGCTCGACAAGATCAACAAATGGTTCCAGCAGCGTGTTTCCGAATTCGACCGCATCTTCGATCAGAAATCCGAACAGTTCCAGGACAACAGCATCGAGCTCGATATTGCCGTGAAAAAGGCGGGGCATCTTTCCAAGGTGCTCGAGGGCGAGCTTTCGCGTCTGTCGGACCGTCTCGAATCGTACAAGGATTTCGAGGCGAGCATAGAGAAATACACGGGACAGATATCCGATATCGAGCGCGCGTACCTGTCGGTGCTCGACAAGATCGATGTCGTGCTCGAGGAAAAGAACAAGATCGACAAGACCTATCGCCGTACGAACGATATCAAGCGTTCGATGCTCGATCTTGAGAAGAGCATCGATTCGCTGCAGAAGCATCTCGTCGGTTCCTATAACAGCAAATTCGCCGACTTTGAAAAGGAGCTCTATCGCCGGTTCGAAATGCTCGCGGAGAACCTCACGAAGAAGGACGAGCGGTATAATTCCGTCGTTGCCGAGCAGGAATCGAAGATGCAGGAAGCGGTCGCCGCGTTCACGAACGCCATCGAGGAGCGTGAGATCGCGTTCAATAAACACCTGGGTGAGCTTAATGAGCGTGTCGCTGCAGAGAACTTCGAGCGGATACGTTCGATATTCGACCGTGCGAAATCGGAACTGAACGGGGCGTACGAAGAACTTACTTCCGGCATTCAGCAGAAGACGGCCGGGATGGAAGAGCGTTATGTGGCGCTCGATGTGACGCGCGTACGCATGGAAGAGGACCTTGAGCTCCTCAAGAACGATCTCAATCGTCAGCTCGCCGATATCACGGCGGAGACGGCCGCACGTTTTAATGAAGATATCGTGCGCACGAAAGACCGCATCATGGCGACCATCGATGATACGGTACGCGAGGCAGCGACCCGGAAAGAAGATCTGCTCGCGGCATTCGAATCGCGCGCGGATTCGCTCATCGCGAACCTCGACGACAAGGTCGGACGCATGGCGGACGATCTCGCCGCCGAGCAGAACAGGACGGTATCGGCGATACAGGATACCTATCACGAGTTCGAGGATCAGCTGAAGCTTGTGCTTGAGGACCAGACGGCACGTTCGGATTCCGCACGCAGGGAAATGGAAGATGAGCGTGCATCGGTATTGAATTCCATGCGCGATGTCCTTCATCAGGCGGAGGAGCGTATCGGCGGCGTTATGACTCATTTTGCCGAGAGCGAACGCGTACTCGACGAGCGTGCGAACGCGTGCAATGCGCAGATACAGGAAAAGGGCGATTCGCTCCTGGCATTGGTCACCTCCACAGCGGACGAACGACTGTCGCGTATCGCGGAAAGCGAGCGCGCCATGGGCGAGCGTGCCGATGCCTGTGAGCGGCAGATACTGGAAAAGCGTGATTCGCTCCTTGCAATGGTCTCATCGGCGATCGATATGCGTTTGGACGCTTTCGACGGAACGGTCGACCGCAAAGTGATCGATATCGAAGGGCGTTTCACCGAGAAGCATGAAGGATATAAAAGGGAATACGACGAAAAGGTACGCACTATCGTCGAGCTCTCGCGTACCATCGGTGAGGAAGAGCGTTCACTTGCCGCGATGGTGAGCGAGAACTATCGCTCCCACACCGATGGGCTTGCAGCCGTTTCTGAAGAGCTCTCGACGGACATTTCCGACGTGCGCGCGATGATCGTCGACAAAATGCGCGATATGGAGAAGGCTGCGGGCCATGAGGGGAGCACCATCGCCGAGTATATACGCAAGGCGAAGGACCGTACGGTCGACTATCTCGCGAGCGTGTACAAAACGCTTGAGCAGAAGGTCGCACGCAGGATGAACGCGGCGGATGAGGAGCGGCGAAATGCCGTTGCCGGTGTGGCATCGATGTTCGCGGACATGCGCACGGTGCTCGGCGAGAATCTCAGGATAATAGACGGGATGAAAGCGGAATATCGCGAGCGGCTGGAAAGCGCCATCACCGATGGGGAAAGCGCGGTGCGCGAGAAGGTGAGCGTCCTTGAGGGTACGATAAGCGCCGTAAAGAACGGTCTGGAAGATGCGTATGAGGGTGTTTCCGCCAAGCGGCATGAGCTTGAAGAGACGATGCGGTCGTTTAAGGCAATGGTGGATGAACATCGCGTGACGTTCGAAAGCGGTCATTTCAAGGATATAGAGCAGAAGGTCGTGGGTCTGGAGGCGCAGGTGCTCGCCGCGCAGGAGAACTATGCGGCGGCCTTCTCGGAGAAAGAGCGCGCGGTGCAAGCGCGTATCGGCGAGCTCACGAGCGAGCTGTCGTCGGTAAGCGAGACGACAAGGGAGAAATTCACATCCGCATTCGCTGAAAAGGAACACGATGTGGAAGTACGCATCGGCGAACTGGATCGCACGCTCCACACCATACGCGAAACGGCGGAGGGGAAATTCACGGCTGCGTTCGCCGAGAAAGAACGGGATATGGAAGAACGCATCGATATGCTCGATCGCGATCTGCGTACCGTGAGCGATGTCGCGCGCGCCGCCGGCGACGCTGCAGAGAAGGTGGTGACGGATCGACTGAACAGCATATCGGTCGATATTGGTTCCCGCATCGATGCGGAAATGACAACGCTTACGCCGAAGGTCGAAAAGGCCATCGACGATGTCATACGAAAACGGCATGATTATAAGGGAAAACTTGATAATACCGCCAAGTCCATAGAGAAGATAGAGGCGGCGATAGAGGGGCGCATCACGACGGTACTCGATAATGCGGAACGCGCGGTGGCCGACAACCTCAGCACTATAGAAAAGACCGTCGGCGAGCGTGAAAAGGCGATACTCGATGAGATGCGCGAGACGGTCTCACGCGTCTACGAGGCGGAAAAAGCGGACCTTGCCGGCGAGAAGAAGCGATACACCGCCGAGATAGAGTCGCTTACCCGCCGAACACAGGCTAAGCACGCCGGCGAATTGGCGCGCATCGATAAAGAGATCGTTGCGGTCAAAAAGCGTATTGCGGTAATGGCCGACGATGCGAAGGAAAAGCTTTCCGACGCGCTCGCGGTCCGCGACGGCTTCCTTATCGCCGTCAAGGACAATGAGAAGCATCTTGCCGAGCTTTCCGGCGGCATTCGCAGATTGAAAGAGGAGCTCGAACCGGCGGTCATACGACTGCACCAGAGCTTTGACGAGCGTATCGCGCAGTTGAACGAGCGTATCGGCGAGACGGCCGAACGCCTCCTTGCGCGCGAAAGCGAATTCGCACGCCGCTTCGAGGAGACGCTCGCGTCCGCCGCCGCCGCGCATGAGGCGAAAAAGACGGAGCTCGCAGCGTCGGTCGAGGATATGGAGGCGCACAACGATCGTGCGGTGAACGGTTACCTCGAGCGGATAATAACGCAGAGCGCGGATATCGAGCGGAAGAACGCACAGATGCTCACCGCCATAGAGCACCGCATACAGGGTATCGTGAGCGAAAAGGAATCGCAGTACGAATCGCTTTCCCGGGGATATCGCGATCTGTCCGAGTCCATCGGGACGATGCGCTCACATATGAAAGACACGCTCGATGCGGAAGTGACGCACGGCCGCGAGGAGCTTGCAGACAAATTCGATGAGATGACACGCGAGCTTGCCGCGCGCGATGCGTCGTTCTCGGAACAATTCTCGGAACGACTCAATGCAGCCGTTGCCAGGCTCGTCGATGAGGCGGAGCACGAGGTGCTGGAGGCGAAGGCGAAGATAGCCTCGGAATTCGATACGCATGAGACGCATACGCGCGGGAGCATCGATCGCTTGACCGGCATGATCGGCGATCTTGAGCTTTCCATGGCGGATATGCGCGAGCGGGCCGAAGCACAGGGAGAGAAGCATCTTGCCGCATTTGACGGGAAGGTCAAAGATCGGATGGGGCTCTTCGCTGAAGACCTCGAGATGCACAGCAGGAAGACTTTGCTTGAATTTGATGCCAGGGCCGAGCGCTTCCAGAAGGAGCTTTCGCGTCTTGACCGTGCCATGACCGAATTCAAGGACGGCAAAGAGAGCGAGCTTTCCGGTCAATACGCCGCGCTCAAGGACCGCCTTGCCGGCATGGAAACGCAGGTGGCCGAATTCATGGAGCAGGCGAAGCTGCTCGACCGCGCCGAGGACCTCCGCGGGCATCTCAGGAAAGACCTTGATCAATTCACCAAGGTGCTTCGCACGACGGCGAAAGAGAAGGACGAGCTCATGCAGACCATGTCCGAGTTCAATGAGCTCAAACGCATGCATACCGAAGTGAAGGGATATTCGGTGCAGCTGCAGAAGGAGAAGACCTCGCTCATCGATACCGAGCAGAAGGTAAAGCTCCTCGTCACCATGACCAATGATATCGAGGGCAAGCTTGCCGGCATACAGGGCGGCGAGAAGGATGTGAAGCGCATCGGCGAGAGCGTTGAGAAGATACTTGCGCTCGCCGGAGACCTCTCCGAGAAGTACGACGCCATGCGCGAGAAGAAGACCGCTATCGACGCGGCGCTCACGAGCGTGTATGAGACGGAAGAGCGCACGAAGAGCATTGCGAGCCATGTCGAATCGCTCACGCTCACGCTCAATGATGTGAGCGACAAGAAGGAGCGGCTCCTGTCGAAGATAAAGGAGATAGAGAAGGATACTGCCATACTCACCAGGAACGACGAGAAGGTGAAGCTCCTTATCGAGCGCTTTGAGCAGGTCGATCAGATGCTCGAGTTCATGAACGAGCAGAACGACCGCCTCTCCCGTCAGAAGGATTTCTATCAGAAGCAGGGAGAGAACGTCGAGGAGAACCTCAAGAAGGCCGAGAAGATGGCCGATACGCTCAAGGCGCTGCTTGACGAAGCGCAGACGATACTCATCGACGCGTATGCGGACGATGCGAAAAGTGCTCGCGGGAATGAAGAAGCGGACCCGGTGCCCGCAGCGCGGGAGCGGCGCATCGATGCGAAAAAGGAGAAGCTTATCATCGACCTCTATCGGATGGGTTGGGAATATCCGGATATCGTGAAGAACACCAATCGTTCCATCGAAGAGATCGATATGATCATTAAACAGTGGAAGATGCAGGGAAAACAAAGCTGACGAACGGGAAGTCCGTTGTCGCCGTCATCCGTTGCGACGGGTATGAGTATGTTCGTGTCCGCGAACGGGTCGCCGAGGCCGTTTCGGCGATAGGCGGTATGAGGCGATTCGTTTCGCCCGGAGAGCGCATATTGCTCAAACCGAATATGCTCGCCCCTGATCCGCCGGAACGTGCGACGACGACGCATCCATCCGTCATGCGTGCGCTTGCATCGCTTGCGCGTGAAGCGGGAGCGAAGGTCCGCTACGGCGATTCCCCCGGTTTCGGCACACCCGATAATGCGGTGATCGGCACCGGCATCCGTGATGTCATGGAGATGGAAGAGGCGTTGTTCGCCGATTTTTCTGCGGGGCGTCTCGTGCAATTCCAGGGGAAGATACAGTCGCGGCGGCTTCCCATCGCCAACGGCATCCTCGATTGCGACGGCATCATCAATGTACCGAAACTGAAAACGCACGGTTTTCAGCGGATAACCGGTGCGGTGAAGAATATGTTCGGTGTGCTTCCGGGCCTCTCCAAGGGAGAGATGCATGTGAAGATACCGGGGGCCTTCGAATTCGCCGAGCTCCTTCTCGATCTGGCGCTCTACTGTGCTCCGCGATTCTCGATGCTTGACGGTATTCTCGCCATGGAAGGGAACGGTCCGCGCGGAGGCCATCCCCGTCCGATGAACGTGCTGCTTGCATCGACCGATCCCATAGCGCTCGATGCCACCGCGGCGCGCATCGTCGGCCTTGATCCGCTGCATGCCCCGGTGCTTTCCATAGCAGCAGAACGCGGTCTCGGCGCTGTGCATGAAGCTGATATCGATATCGTCGGTGTGCCGCTCGCCGATGTCCGTGACAGCGATTTCAGTATAGAACATCGTCCGATACGCCCGTTCTTTCAGAAGAAGACGGCTGCGCTGCTTTCGCGCATCGCGGTGCCCAAGCCGTTCATACAGCCGAAGGCATGCGTTCGCTGCGGAGTCTGTGTCACGGTGTGCCCGACAAAGCCGAAAGCGCTTTCACGCGGCAGCGCGCAGGATATCCCTGTCTATGATTACGATCGCTGCATACGCTGCTACTGCTGCCAGGAGCTCTGTCCCGAAAGCGCGGTGCATATCACCAAGCCGCTCCTCAGGCGGGTGTTCGATCTTATCGATGGTCTTTTTTTCCGCTGAAGGGGGGAGGGTATGTCGATCATTCATCTTGATATCGGCATAGTCCACGACAAGGGATTTCGTTCCCTGATACGCCCGGGCGACAGCGTTCAATACACCGTTATTCGAAGGCTGTCGCCGGAAAAAGCGGTGATAAAATTCCTCGGACGTAATGTCGTTGCCGCCATAAGCACGGACTATCCGGACCGCGGGCGGGCGATAATACGCTCGGTGGGGAGCCGCATAGAACTTTCCATTGTCGCCCCCGGGAAAAAAGCCGCCCCGGCAGAGACCGTGCGTGTTAAGCCGCCCGAACAGGGTATGCTTCTCGCTGCCGGTGTAAAGGCGGATGCGCGCAATATCGATTATCTCACGACGGTGCTCAGGCACCTTGGTACGCAGATGACCGATGCGGACCGGGCATTCGTGATCTCCCTTATCGGCAAGGGCTTACATCTTTCGATCGAGCGGCTGGATCGTATGTTCTCAAGAAAGATACCCCTGCGCATACGCGATGCGCTTCGGAGCGCTGACGATAATGATGTCGAACTGGATGCCCTCTTCAAGCGTACCGCCGTACTGGAGCTCGGCGGGAAATTTCCCGAAGCCCTTTCCGACTACGTGCAGGCGAACGGACAATTCATCCTCTGGGCGTTCATGCTCGGACAGCATGATAAGGATGGTTCGGCAAGGGAACATCTGGGGTCACTTTCTGCGAACTCGGATGCGAGCCTCATCCTGCCGATATTCATAGCGATCGATGGAACGATACATCTTGTCGAGATGCGATATCACCGTGACAGGCACGGGACGAAACGCGATACGGTGCGGTTCTCGGTCATCGACGATGAGCGTTCCCGCGTCGATATCACCTTTGAGCGTGATCGGTCGAACTATGTCATTACGCTCGGCTTCCATGACAGCGCGCTCTATGATCGATACGGGACATACCGCGATGAGCTCTCTCGCGCATTGGCAGAGTGCTTCCGGGGAACGTTCACGTTCAGTGTTCGTGCCCTCGCGCCGGACGGCTCACCTGCCGAAGACAAGGGATGATGACTTCTTGATATTGTCGAACGATCCCGTGAGCGCAGATTCGAGGAGATGGTCGGAGTAATCACGCCCCAGTTTCGGGCCGCCGATCTCAAGATACCCGATGATATCGTTCACCGGCCACGTTCCCGCTGCGACCATGCGGAAAACTCGTTCAAGGTCTACGATTCCGGCGGCAAGCTCGTTGTCGGTAAAGCCGAACGTCTTATTGAAGATGCGATCGGTGTTCTTGAAATGGAATTCGCACATATACGGTATCTCCATGGCGAACAATTCATAATTGTCATGCAGTATGGTGCCCTCACGCGATGCTACCCCGTGGGAGATATCGCCGCAGAGATACACCGGCACCGTCGTGCCCCGATGTTCGAGGTGATAGGACGAAAGCGAGCGCATCATGTAGTCTATTTCACCGGGCAGAGACGGCGGTTCTGCGTGGCAGGACATCGGCTCTATCGTCAGTGCGCGAAGACCGCGAGCATGCGCGTATGCCATGAGGTCTTTCATATGTGCAAGATAGCATTCGATACCGGCAGTCTTATCCGCTTCGCGGTCGCGATAGGCCGCCCCGGGATTTGACCCGGCGTAGTCGGCCCCGACGAGAGCGGCGATATCGATGAGGCGTTCGTAATTCTTCCGTGCGACGCGTTCCATGGCCTTGTCACTGGTGAAGAACCCGCCGAGCTCTCGATGCGACGTGAATACGCTTTTCATCGCAACGCCGTGCGCGCGGGCGTTATCGGCAAGGCGCAGGAAATAATCGTCGTCAAGCGAGTACATCTCGAAAAAGCTGCCGAGCTGCATGTAATGGATGTCGTGCCGCAGGAGAAGATCGAAAAGCCAGTCGTAGCTGTATCGATATTCTATCGGATCGCTCTTTATGCCTATATGGCAGCGGTTCTCGCTCATTGATGCGCCTCCGGTGCGTCTTTACTTACGCGGAATATCGCTTTATTGACGAATTCTTTTTTTTCGACGATGGTATCGAACATGCGAACGCCGTCCTTCAGATCTACGACATGGCTTATGAGCGGCGTGCAGTCGATGGCCTTATCAATGGAAGCAAGTACCGTGTCCCAGTCGCTGCGGCCGGTTGGTGTTATCTTCGAATTCCACGTCCCGCGGAGCGTAAGCTCCTTGCGGAGTATCTTGGAGAATTCCTCTTCCGGGACGGCGAATGTACCGCGTATATTACCGAGGAAAACGACGGTGCCGGACTTGCCGGCGCTCTGTACCGCATTGAGGAATGTTGCGGGGAGTCCGCATGCCTCTACGACAGCATCGGCGAGGCGTCCGTTGGTGATGCGCTCAACGGCGGCAACGGGGTTTTCATCCGCCGGGTCTATGGTGAGAAATCCCAT from Spirochaetota bacterium carries:
- a CDS encoding DUF362 domain-containing protein codes for the protein MEDAGKTKLTNGKSVVAVIRCDGYEYVRVRERVAEAVSAIGGMRRFVSPGERILLKPNMLAPDPPERATTTHPSVMRALASLAREAGAKVRYGDSPGFGTPDNAVIGTGIRDVMEMEEALFADFSAGRLVQFQGKIQSRRLPIANGILDCDGIINVPKLKTHGFQRITGAVKNMFGVLPGLSKGEMHVKIPGAFEFAELLLDLALYCAPRFSMLDGILAMEGNGPRGGHPRPMNVLLASTDPIALDATAARIVGLDPLHAPVLSIAAERGLGAVHEADIDIVGVPLADVRDSDFSIEHRPIRPFFQKKTAALLSRIAVPKPFIQPKACVRCGVCVTVCPTKPKALSRGSAQDIPVYDYDRCIRCYCCQELCPESAVHITKPLLRRVFDLIDGLFFR
- a CDS encoding TIM barrel protein; this encodes MSENRCHIGIKSDPIEYRYSYDWLFDLLLRHDIHYMQLGSFFEMYSLDDDYFLRLADNARAHGVAMKSVFTSHRELGGFFTSDKAMERVARKNYERLIDIAALVGADYAGSNPGAAYRDREADKTAGIECYLAHMKDLMAYAHARGLRALTIEPMSCHAEPPSLPGEIDYMMRSLSSYHLEHRGTTVPVYLCGDISHGVASREGTILHDNYELFAMEIPYMCEFHFKNTDRIFNKTFGFTDNELAAGIVDLERVFRMVAAGTWPVNDIIGYLEIGGPKLGRDYSDHLLESALTGSFDNIKKSSSLVFGR